The Arachis hypogaea cultivar Tifrunner chromosome 14, arahy.Tifrunner.gnm2.J5K5, whole genome shotgun sequence genome has a segment encoding these proteins:
- the LOC112741708 gene encoding probable protein phosphatase 2C 34 isoform X3, translated as MVLFPSLLNGFARKKSCPNDDDNDERKAVKALAKEARKNGLLLSSSGTVKSSKANNFASIFTKKGQKGVNQDRLIVWEEFGWQEDMILCGVFDGHGPWGHYVSKSVMKLVPASLLCNLKENLAATSLDLNYKMEADRRNHHEFDIWKQACIKTCAAVDHHLKQNTGIDSFQSGTTALTVIKQGEDLIISNLGDSRAVLATTSDGGTLSALQLTTDMKPNLPKEAERIMESRGRVFCLEDEPGVYRVWMPNGKTPGLAISRALGDYCVKDFGLISVPEVTQRKLNSRDQFLILASDGVWDVISNQEAVKIVGSSEEKGKAAERLVKCAKHEWKRKRRGIAIDDISAICLFFQPHNNFLTPPSYNV; from the exons ATGGTTCTTTTTCCATCTCTTCTCAATGGATTTGCAAGAAAGAAAAGTTGTCCAAACGATGATGACAATGATGAAAGGAAAGCCGTGAAAGCACTCgcgaaggaagcaaggaagaatggCTTGTTATTGAGTTCATCAGGAACTGTTAAGTCTTCCAAAGCCAACAACTTTGCCTCAATTTTCACAAAGAAGGGCCAGAAAGGAGTCAATCAAGATCGCCTTATTGTTTGGGAG GAATTTGGTTGGCAAGAAGACATGATATTGTGTGGAGTTTTTGATGGACATGGCCCTTGGGGACACTATGTGTCCAAAAGTGTCATGAAACTTGTCCCTGCCTCTTTGCTATGCAATTTGAAGGAAAATCTTGCTGCAACATCTCTTGACCTGAATTACAAGATGGAAGCAGATAGGAGGAACCACCATGAATTTGACATATGGAAGCAAGCATGCATAAAGACTTGTGCTGCTGTTGATCATCATCTAAAGCAGAATACTGGGATTGATTCCTTTCAAAGTGGTACTACAGCTTTGACAGTTATCAAACAG GGTGAAGATCTGATTATATCAAACTTAGGAGATTCAAGGGCAGTATTGGCAACAACTTCAGATGGTGGCACACTAAGTGCCCTTCAGCTTACAACTGACATGAAGCCAAATTTACCAA AGGAGGCAGAGAGGATAATGGAATCAAGAGGGAGGGTGTTTTGTCTAGAAGATGAGCCAGGAGTGTATAGGGTGTGGATGCCAAATGGTAAAACACCAGGACTTGCAATATCAAGAGCGTTGGGTGATTATTGTGTCAAGGATTTTGGACTAATCTCTGTGCCTGAAGTCACTCAAAGGAAGCTAAACTCTAGAGATCAATTTCTCATCTTGGCTAGTGATGGG GTATGGGATGTAATTTCGAACCAAGAAGCAGTGAAGATAGTTGGTTCAAGTGAAGAGAAAGGAAAAGCTGCCGAGAGATTGGTGAAATGCGCTAAGCATGAATGGAAGAGGAAGCGAAGAGGCATTGCCATTGATGACATCTCAGCTATCTGCCTCTTCTTTCAGCCCCATAATAACTTTCTCACACCACCATCATATAATGTATAG
- the LOC112741708 gene encoding probable protein phosphatase 2C 34 isoform X1, translating into MVAMVIRRTLHSHLCRNFDWNVAAAMVLFPSLLNGFARKKSCPNDDDNDERKAVKALAKEARKNGLLLSSSGTVKSSKANNFASIFTKKGQKGVNQDRLIVWEEFGWQEDMILCGVFDGHGPWGHYVSKSVMKLVPASLLCNLKENLAATSLDLNYKMEADRRNHHEFDIWKQACIKTCAAVDHHLKQNTGIDSFQSGTTALTVIKQGEDLIISNLGDSRAVLATTSDGGTLSALQLTTDMKPNLPKEAERIMESRGRVFCLEDEPGVYRVWMPNGKTPGLAISRALGDYCVKDFGLISVPEVTQRKLNSRDQFLILASDGVWDVISNQEAVKIVGSSEEKGKAAERLVKCAKHEWKRKRRGIAIDDISAICLFFQPHNNFLTPPSYNV; encoded by the exons ATGGTTGCTATGGTAATACGACGAACCTTACATTCACATT TGTGTCGCAACTTTGACTGGAATGTAGCAGCAGCCATGGTTCTTTTTCCATCTCTTCTCAATGGATTTGCAAGAAAGAAAAGTTGTCCAAACGATGATGACAATGATGAAAGGAAAGCCGTGAAAGCACTCgcgaaggaagcaaggaagaatggCTTGTTATTGAGTTCATCAGGAACTGTTAAGTCTTCCAAAGCCAACAACTTTGCCTCAATTTTCACAAAGAAGGGCCAGAAAGGAGTCAATCAAGATCGCCTTATTGTTTGGGAG GAATTTGGTTGGCAAGAAGACATGATATTGTGTGGAGTTTTTGATGGACATGGCCCTTGGGGACACTATGTGTCCAAAAGTGTCATGAAACTTGTCCCTGCCTCTTTGCTATGCAATTTGAAGGAAAATCTTGCTGCAACATCTCTTGACCTGAATTACAAGATGGAAGCAGATAGGAGGAACCACCATGAATTTGACATATGGAAGCAAGCATGCATAAAGACTTGTGCTGCTGTTGATCATCATCTAAAGCAGAATACTGGGATTGATTCCTTTCAAAGTGGTACTACAGCTTTGACAGTTATCAAACAG GGTGAAGATCTGATTATATCAAACTTAGGAGATTCAAGGGCAGTATTGGCAACAACTTCAGATGGTGGCACACTAAGTGCCCTTCAGCTTACAACTGACATGAAGCCAAATTTACCAA AGGAGGCAGAGAGGATAATGGAATCAAGAGGGAGGGTGTTTTGTCTAGAAGATGAGCCAGGAGTGTATAGGGTGTGGATGCCAAATGGTAAAACACCAGGACTTGCAATATCAAGAGCGTTGGGTGATTATTGTGTCAAGGATTTTGGACTAATCTCTGTGCCTGAAGTCACTCAAAGGAAGCTAAACTCTAGAGATCAATTTCTCATCTTGGCTAGTGATGGG GTATGGGATGTAATTTCGAACCAAGAAGCAGTGAAGATAGTTGGTTCAAGTGAAGAGAAAGGAAAAGCTGCCGAGAGATTGGTGAAATGCGCTAAGCATGAATGGAAGAGGAAGCGAAGAGGCATTGCCATTGATGACATCTCAGCTATCTGCCTCTTCTTTCAGCCCCATAATAACTTTCTCACACCACCATCATATAATGTATAG
- the LOC112741708 gene encoding probable protein phosphatase 2C 34 isoform X2: MGCLCRNFDWNVAAAMVLFPSLLNGFARKKSCPNDDDNDERKAVKALAKEARKNGLLLSSSGTVKSSKANNFASIFTKKGQKGVNQDRLIVWEEFGWQEDMILCGVFDGHGPWGHYVSKSVMKLVPASLLCNLKENLAATSLDLNYKMEADRRNHHEFDIWKQACIKTCAAVDHHLKQNTGIDSFQSGTTALTVIKQGEDLIISNLGDSRAVLATTSDGGTLSALQLTTDMKPNLPKEAERIMESRGRVFCLEDEPGVYRVWMPNGKTPGLAISRALGDYCVKDFGLISVPEVTQRKLNSRDQFLILASDGVWDVISNQEAVKIVGSSEEKGKAAERLVKCAKHEWKRKRRGIAIDDISAICLFFQPHNNFLTPPSYNV; this comes from the exons ATGGGGTGTT TGTGTCGCAACTTTGACTGGAATGTAGCAGCAGCCATGGTTCTTTTTCCATCTCTTCTCAATGGATTTGCAAGAAAGAAAAGTTGTCCAAACGATGATGACAATGATGAAAGGAAAGCCGTGAAAGCACTCgcgaaggaagcaaggaagaatggCTTGTTATTGAGTTCATCAGGAACTGTTAAGTCTTCCAAAGCCAACAACTTTGCCTCAATTTTCACAAAGAAGGGCCAGAAAGGAGTCAATCAAGATCGCCTTATTGTTTGGGAG GAATTTGGTTGGCAAGAAGACATGATATTGTGTGGAGTTTTTGATGGACATGGCCCTTGGGGACACTATGTGTCCAAAAGTGTCATGAAACTTGTCCCTGCCTCTTTGCTATGCAATTTGAAGGAAAATCTTGCTGCAACATCTCTTGACCTGAATTACAAGATGGAAGCAGATAGGAGGAACCACCATGAATTTGACATATGGAAGCAAGCATGCATAAAGACTTGTGCTGCTGTTGATCATCATCTAAAGCAGAATACTGGGATTGATTCCTTTCAAAGTGGTACTACAGCTTTGACAGTTATCAAACAG GGTGAAGATCTGATTATATCAAACTTAGGAGATTCAAGGGCAGTATTGGCAACAACTTCAGATGGTGGCACACTAAGTGCCCTTCAGCTTACAACTGACATGAAGCCAAATTTACCAA AGGAGGCAGAGAGGATAATGGAATCAAGAGGGAGGGTGTTTTGTCTAGAAGATGAGCCAGGAGTGTATAGGGTGTGGATGCCAAATGGTAAAACACCAGGACTTGCAATATCAAGAGCGTTGGGTGATTATTGTGTCAAGGATTTTGGACTAATCTCTGTGCCTGAAGTCACTCAAAGGAAGCTAAACTCTAGAGATCAATTTCTCATCTTGGCTAGTGATGGG GTATGGGATGTAATTTCGAACCAAGAAGCAGTGAAGATAGTTGGTTCAAGTGAAGAGAAAGGAAAAGCTGCCGAGAGATTGGTGAAATGCGCTAAGCATGAATGGAAGAGGAAGCGAAGAGGCATTGCCATTGATGACATCTCAGCTATCTGCCTCTTCTTTCAGCCCCATAATAACTTTCTCACACCACCATCATATAATGTATAG